A genomic window from Lycium barbarum isolate Lr01 chromosome 4, ASM1917538v2, whole genome shotgun sequence includes:
- the LOC132637056 gene encoding L10-interacting MYB domain-containing protein-like, giving the protein MGKKATQDINIEKARWDAETTELFLNLCVEEIRAGNRPNTHFSRVGWSNLVQKFNDKTGKNYDKVKLKNKWDNLKLMWKDWDTLVGKETGLGWDCEKRQFKREYPNVEKFREKGLQCQELMEMCFKDVVATGEHAWAPSSGILPDSILGRWFQEEKEFEFDTPMSNEEVIVDDYLRNDTREGLDQINLEELELFEKRNINESGDKTKKRKA; this is encoded by the exons ATGGGTAAGAAAGCGACACAAGATATCAATATTGAGAAGGCTAGATGGGATGCGGAGACAACAGAGTTGTTTTTAAATTTATGTGTGGAAGAAATTAGGGCTGGAAATCGTCCTAACACTCACTTCAGCAGAGTAGGATGGTCTAATTTGGTGCAGAAATTCAATGATAAGACTGGAAAAAACTATGATAAGGTCAAATTGAAGAACAAATGGGATAATTTGAAACTTATGTGGAAAGACTGGGATACTCTTGTTGGAAAGGAGACTGGCTTAGGATGGGATTGCGAGAAAAGACAATTCAAGCGA GAATATCCAAATGTAGAAAAATTCAGAGAAAAAGGTTTACAATGTCAAGAGTTGATGGAAATGTGTTTTAAAGATGTTGTTGCTACCGGTGAGCATGCATGGGCGCCATCATCTGGGATTTTACCGGATAGCATACTTGGACGTTGGTTTCAAGAGGAGAAAGAATTCGAGTTTGACACTCCAATGAGTAATGAAGAGGTTATTGTGGATGATTACTTAAGAAATGACACAAGAGAAGGCTTGGATCAAATTAACCTAGAAGAACTAGAATTATTTGAAAAAAGAAACATCAATGAAAGTGGTGACAAAACGAAAAAAAGAAAAGCATAA
- the LOC132638043 gene encoding UDP-glucosyltransferase 29-like: MDSSTEINQKSVRALMFPWLGHGHISPFLELAKKLVTRNFTIFLCSTPANFISIKQKLINENLTEKIQLVELRLPSLPDLPPHYHTTNGLPPHLMSTLKKAFAKSRPIFTQILNTIKPDLLLYDLLQPWAPKVAAEKNIPSVLFVTSSATMFSYMFHTFRYPHSEFPFSSIYYRDYEFTRMLKNQDLEPIDQQQKDNTSVKLCFKRSSNIVLIKGFKEIDGKYCDYISSLTNKKIIPVGPLVQEPTSEDGNSQILTWLNQKQKGSTIFVSFGSEYFLSQEDRDEIAHGLEQSRVNFIWVVRFPKGEKLKLERALPLGFFKKVGERGMVVEDWAPQAKILGNPNIGGFMSHCGWNSVMEGMKIGVPIIAMPMHLDQPLNARLVEEVGVGLEVVRDKDGKLDREQISQVINKVVLDKRGESIRANAKQMSETIRIKGDEEIGDVVQELVNLCKRSNVV; this comes from the coding sequence ATGGATTCTTCAACGGAGATCAACCAAAAATCAGTTCGCGCTTTGATGTTTCCGTGGTTGGGACACGGGCACATCTCTCCGTTTCTCGAGTTAGCCAAAAAACTTGTCACGAGAAACTTCACCATTTTCTTGTGCTCCACCCCCGCAAATTTCATTTCCATCAAACAAAAGCTCATTAACGAAAACTTAACCGAAAAAATTCAACTCGTTGAGCTTCGACTTCCCTCTCTGCCTGATCTTCCTCCTCATTACCACACCACCAACGGCCTCCCACCTCATCTCATGTCCACACTCAAGAAGGCGTTCGCGAAGTCTCGTCCAATTTTCACCCAAATCCTCAATACCATCAAGCCCGATTTACTTCTTTACGATTTGCTTCAACCATGGGCGCCAAAGGTAGCAGCGGAAAAAAATATCCCATCAGTTCTTTTTGTCACGAGCAGCGCCACCATGTTTTCCTACATGTTTCACACTTTTAGGTACCCTCACTCTGAGTTTCCCTTCTCCTCTATTTATTATCGCGATTATGAGTTCACACGTATGCTCAAAAACCAAGATTTGGAGCCTATTGACCAACAACAAAAGGATAACACTAGTGTTAAGTTGTGCTTCAAGAGGTCTTCTAACATTGTGTTGATCAAGGGTTTTAAGGAAATTGATGGTAAATATTGTGACTATATATCTAGTTTAACCAATAAGAAAATCATTCCGGTTGGTCCACTAGTTCAAGAACCTACAAGTGAAGATGGAAACTCACAAATCCTAACATGGTTGAATCAAAAACAAAAAGGGTCAACTATTTTTGTTTCTTTTGGGAGTGAATATTTCTTGTCTCAAGAGGATAGGGATGAGATTGCTCATGGGCTAGAGCAAAGTAGGGTTAATTTCATTTGGGTTGTGAGGTTTCCGAAAGGTGAAAAACTCAAACTTGAACGAGCATTGCCATTAGGGTTTTTCAAGAAAGTTGGAGAAAGGGGGATGGTGGTTGAAGATTGGGCCCCACAAGCAAAAATATTAGGAAACCCTAATATCGGTGGATTTATGAGTCATTGTGGATGGAATTCTGTTATGGAAGGTATGAAAATTGGTGTGCCAATAATTGCTATGCCAATGCATCTTGATCAACCATTGAATGCTAGGCTTGTGGAAGAAGTAGGGGTTGGATTGGAAGTTGTTAGGGACAAAGATGGAAAACTTGATAGAGAACAAATAAGTCAAGTTATTAATAAGGTTGTTTTGGACAAAAGGGGAGAATCCATAAGGGCAAATGCAAAGCAGATGAGTGAAACAATTAGAATCAAAGGGGACGAAGAGATTGGTGATGTTGTTCAAGAATTGGTCAACCTTTGCAAGAGATCAAATGTGGTCTAG